Proteins co-encoded in one Halorussus salinus genomic window:
- a CDS encoding helix-turn-helix domain-containing protein, translated as MAKYSTGGSSGSGGGGSCELCGTSSDSLTEANVAGALLEVCSDCASSHNDNQQTDSGDDEERERKRKAAQNTAKASGVYDGDSRHWEEEGTNYDDDPLPYLVSNYGDVVEQARRDEGLQRGELADELDVSENDLLAVEQGRANQANVGGSLVEALEDRLDVQLAEE; from the coding sequence ATGGCGAAGTATTCGACCGGCGGGTCGTCCGGCAGTGGTGGCGGCGGCTCGTGCGAACTCTGTGGCACGTCGAGCGACTCGCTAACCGAGGCCAACGTGGCCGGTGCGCTGTTGGAGGTCTGCTCGGACTGTGCCTCCTCGCACAACGACAACCAGCAGACCGACTCGGGCGACGACGAGGAGCGCGAACGCAAGCGTAAGGCGGCCCAGAACACCGCGAAGGCGAGTGGCGTCTACGACGGCGACTCGCGCCACTGGGAAGAGGAGGGAACCAACTACGACGACGACCCGCTCCCGTATCTGGTCTCGAACTACGGCGACGTGGTCGAACAGGCCAGACGGGACGAGGGACTCCAGCGCGGCGAACTCGCCGACGAGTTGGACGTGTCCGAGAACGACCTGCTGGCGGTCGAACAGGGTCGGGCGAATCAGGCCAACGTCGGCGGGTCGCTCGTGGAGGCGCTGGAAGACCGCCTCGACGTGCAGTTGGCCGAGGAGTGA
- a CDS encoding DUF7344 domain-containing protein, with the protein MADDSTDTPTDDSAAPEKSADGDGSGADTDAATDSPPDSGDSTPDTNAAANSALVDTVFSVVADDNRRYALYYLSDRGATDVERLATVVAGWTNANADPTAVVTPDERERVEIALHHVHLPRLEREGFVRYDREAGTVELADVPDLLDTVLARSLDQRRREAGPRASGDSDWHDSRTDDAP; encoded by the coding sequence ATGGCGGACGACTCGACCGATACCCCGACCGACGACTCGGCCGCCCCCGAGAAATCGGCGGACGGCGACGGTTCGGGGGCCGATACCGACGCGGCCACGGACTCGCCGCCCGACAGCGGCGACTCGACGCCCGACACCAACGCGGCCGCGAACTCGGCACTGGTCGATACAGTGTTCAGTGTCGTCGCGGACGACAACCGCCGCTACGCGCTCTACTACCTCTCGGACCGAGGAGCGACCGACGTGGAACGGTTGGCGACCGTCGTCGCGGGCTGGACGAACGCGAACGCTGACCCGACCGCGGTGGTGACGCCCGACGAGCGCGAGCGCGTCGAAATCGCGCTCCACCACGTCCATCTCCCGCGACTCGAACGCGAGGGGTTCGTCCGGTACGACCGCGAAGCGGGGACCGTCGAACTCGCCGACGTGCCCGACCTCCTCGACACCGTACTGGCGCGCTCGCTCGACCAGCGACGACGCGAGGCCGGACCGCGGGCGTCCGGCGACTCCGACTGGCACGACTCCCGGACCGATGACGCTCCGTGA
- a CDS encoding DICT sensory domain-containing protein — MTLREFLDGASSSRRTVTLFAPRPCEEITTYFESRNVLVEYEPIPDDGTDGFVVLSVDGEFAGSAGMAAVRHLVSPSAADLDPGENDALRATMDLLAETTFVAFERRHLLAASREIEDRAYRVGHGTLRTGFQSAAAMEAQRHVYATLATETLLDVHVYGRLDWEPDVPGATVHAEETGEIGAFWFVVFDGGDADRQACALLGEEFEPGTFHGFWTYDAELVSDIGAYLARTYT, encoded by the coding sequence ATGACGCTCCGTGAGTTCCTCGACGGGGCCTCGTCGTCGCGCCGGACCGTGACGCTGTTCGCACCGCGCCCCTGCGAGGAGATAACGACTTACTTCGAGTCCCGGAACGTCCTCGTGGAGTACGAACCGATTCCCGACGACGGTACCGACGGGTTCGTCGTCCTGAGCGTGGACGGCGAGTTCGCCGGGAGCGCCGGGATGGCGGCGGTCCGCCACCTCGTCTCACCGAGCGCCGCCGACCTCGACCCCGGCGAGAACGACGCGCTCCGCGCGACGATGGACCTCCTCGCGGAGACCACCTTCGTCGCCTTCGAACGACGGCACCTCCTCGCGGCTAGCCGCGAGATAGAGGACCGCGCCTACCGCGTCGGCCACGGGACGCTCCGGACCGGCTTCCAGTCGGCCGCCGCGATGGAGGCCCAACGCCACGTGTACGCCACGCTGGCGACCGAGACGCTACTGGACGTTCACGTTTACGGTCGCCTCGACTGGGAACCGGACGTGCCGGGCGCGACGGTCCACGCCGAGGAGACCGGCGAAATCGGGGCGTTCTGGTTCGTCGTCTTCGACGGCGGCGACGCCGACCGACAGGCCTGCGCCCTCCTCGGCGAGGAGTTCGAACCGGGGACGTTCCACGGCTTCTGGACGTACGACGCCGAACTGGTCTCGGATATCGGGGCGTATCTGGCGCGCACCTACACCTGA